Within the Setaria viridis chromosome 3, Setaria_viridis_v4.0, whole genome shotgun sequence genome, the region TGCAAGAGTGTGGGGTTCTGGTTTGCTTCAATGGCTTGAGTTCACGAAGCTAACTGGAATAGCAATCCAAGGCAGTGGTGTAATAAATGGCAGGGGGCAAGAATGGTGGACCTACTCAGATCCAAATGATGATGACGACAACGATGCAGTAAGACCTGATCATCTAACAACATCCTACTTATAGATAAGTTTTTTTTATGGATACTTATAGACAAGTTGAAAGTAGACAAATTTAATTGCTTACCTGGGTGCTTTCCAACAGTTCAGAGTGGAGCTAGACAAGATGCCACAAATTAAACCTACGGTAAGTAGACTACTATTACAGCACTTACCTTTCTTctaattgcaaacaaaaaaaattacagcTATGGTTTCTTACTCTGATGCAGGCGCTGAGATTTTATGGCAGTTCCAATGTCACAGTAACGGGTATCACGATTGTTAACAGTTCACAGTGCCATCTGAAGTTTGATAGCTGTCAAGGAGTCATGGTTCATGATTTAACCATCTCTTCCCCTGAGAATAGTCCCAACACTGATGGAATACACCTGCAAAACTCCAGAGAAGTCAACATTCACCACACCAACATGGCTTGCGGTAATGCTCATAGAATTCATATCAAGCAGTTACTCAATAGTTCTAAAAGAAGTAGTTACTCAATAGTTCTAAAAAAGTATTTACCCGATACGGCCAGCCATTTGTGCTCATTAAACTAGTTTACAAGAATTAGTTAAAAAGCCACCTCATGTAGTATATAGATACAAAGACATTCTGCTAACCAGTCACTTTAGATAACTGCAGAACTTCTAAAAAAGCAATATTTTCAGGACTAAGGGAGCAAGCTCAAAAACACTAGCAGGACCTGGATTATCGACAGATTTCTTCTAAAAGTAAAACTTGTTATTAACAATGAATTTTGTGCCTTGTGCAATGCAGGTGATGACTGTGTTTCCATACAGACAGGATGCAGTGACATAAACATACATAACGTGAACTGTGGACCAGGCCATGGGATCAGCATTGGTGGTCTAGGGAGGTACAACACAAAAGCATGTGTATCCAACGTCACTGTAAGAGATGTCAACATGGTTAAAACAACGAATGGGGTCAGAATCAAGACTTGGCAGGTAAGCATAACCTGACAACTCCAGAGCTTTTCATCCACCAAGTACAGCTACACTCGCCGAGCTAAACGTGCTGACATCTTGATGCAGGGTGGTTCCGGGCTGGTTCAGGGTATAAGGTTCTCAAACATACAGGTCTCAGAAGTTCAAACGCCTATCATAATAGACCAATTCTACTGTGACAAAACAACGTGCAGAAATCAAACCTCAGCAGTGGCGGTTTCAGGTGTTCAGTATGAGAACATCAGGGGGACTTTCACAATTAAACCGGCCCACTTTGCGTGCAGCGACAGCTCGCCTTGTTCAGAGATCACTCTTACCGGAATACAACTCAAACCCCTGATAGTGCCGCAGTTCCACCTGTACAACCCCTTCTGCTGGCAAGCCTTTGGAGAACTGTACACCCCCACCCTCCCTCCCATACCTTGCTTGCAGATCGGCAAACCAGCAGGGAACAGCGTGCTGTCCGATGGTGACCTTTGCTGAAATGTTGGGCCTCTCTGAAAAGAAGTGGAAGTACCTTAATCCGGGAAATACTGTTGTTGTTCATCAGTTAAGGTGGTCGTCGTGATTCTTCCGACCCCTTTGCACAATGCCGTGTATTGTGCATATATGCAACTATTGTCAGGAATCAGGATATGGCTTCCATGGGCCATGGCACGTGCCAACTCCCCTCTTGATAGGAAATATAGGAAGTCGGTGATATAGGTAGTGTTTGCCCAGCGTTTCCAGTGATGTATCATGCATGCGTTTGAGATGCTTGAGGGAAAAACATAGGATCAGTAGGCTGTATCCCCCTTTATACCGGAATGTACATACAAATACTAGTAGAAAAGCCTCGTTCACTCTCCAGACTATCGCTGGGCGACAGATCGAATTATCCGCTGTTCGGTTTGGGGATCACAGCAGCAACTGGCAACTCAAGGTCAGGGACTGAACTGAACACAAACCCCCTTTTCACTCGGCGCTATCGAAGTATCGATGTAAAATGTATCACGCATGAGTGATGTAGACCAATCGAAGCGGGAGACGGGGAGAGGATGCTAACCGGTAGCGAGGTGGCCGTCGGCAGCGGCTGCGGCGTAGCAGCTGCTGAAAGGGTCGGAGCTGCTGAGGGTACGATACGGAAGCGCCACGcgaagaggcggaggagcgtGGAGGCGCGCTGTCGGCGCCGCCCCCCAACCCCAAGCGCGTCGCGATCTGTCCCGTCTCATCTAGCCAACCGGCCAACTCCAGTACCGCCCGCGTAGCAGCACCACGCGGCTGAGCTTGAAGCTGTGGCCGCGTGGGAGGCTGGGAAATGGGAGCTGCGCCCGAAAGGCGCTCGACTAAATGCGTAGGCgcgcggaggaagaggatgctTTCGACCATCTCTCATTTCATTTTGTTGCGAGAATTCCGGCCCACTGGAGTGACTACCGATGGGCCCTGTCAAAACAGGCCAACAACATTGGCTGATGGTCTTGCTTGCCTTGCGTTTTCAGAGACCCTCATTGGCAAATAGTTAAATGTCCCCAAATTGGTTGGTTGTGCCGTTCCGCTATGTCGTGCTGTTGTGTGCTATCGTCGATCTGTTCTATTCCGCCAAATTGGTTGTTCTTCGTGACCCACCCTCTGCCTTCGCTGTGCCGTGTCTGCTCTTCCGTCGCTCAGTTCTCGGCTGTGACGGAATTGGTTGTCAGGTTGCACAACACTCTACCTAGCAAAGTTTTATTGATGCATCGAGGCTATGTACAACGTCACACCAGCATCACCTCACCTCTCTCCTACCATCATACAGCTCGCCGCCCCCCAAACTTTTCACTCGTACGACACGGGGATGTAGGCGTCGTAGGTGCACCTCCTCCGCGCGGACATGAGCGCCGTCAGCTTCCGGTTGCAGAGCTCGAACCGCGCCGCCCGTTCGTCGCCGTCGGGCTCGGACGCCGCGGGAACCCTGctgccggcgggggcgcggagCCCCAGCTGCCGCTGCAGCTCGGCGAACTCCTCGGCTCGCCGCACCACGTGGTCGTAGCAGATGTACCGCCCGCCGGCCGTGCCGTTCATCTCCTCGTACACGCGGACGTGCGCCTCCGCTACCCTCTCCACGTTCGCGGTGGCCAGCAGGCCTTCAGCCAGCATGGCGTGCGCTCCTGCGGAAACACACACACGCACAGATAACGTAAATGTGGTGAACTCGAGTTACTATGATCATCAAGAGACGCTCTTGATCTGCAAAAGAAACGGTAGAAGGTACGGCGTAGCCAGCTGCGGCTAAGGTAGTTCACTGGACTGACGATGCCACGATAGCAGTAGTAGAGTCACCTTTGAGGTAGGCAATGGATGGAGTAGGGTTCCGCCTCCGGAATCCTGGCCCTGTTACGAGTGCAGGGCATACGGTCACTAGCTTCAGGTCTGTTCCCCGTGCCGCCCTCCATGCCGCCTTTTCCGCCATCGTCTTGCCGAGTGAGAACCAGAGCTGCAAATGTTTAGGCCCCACCATTAACATTATGGTATCGTGTGTTCAGTAAAATTGCGATTGTTTCTTCACATTGTGTAGCTATAAGAATGGGGTGCTATTCAATACAGTCGTTGTCTTTGCTATGTTCCTACTTACCTTGTTGTCGCGACAGAGGCTCTCGTCGCTCCAACAGTTCTCGTCAACGGTGGTTGGGAACCTGCGGTCACGAGCGTAGTTTTGCCTCCAGACACATGCCAACAGCGACGAGGTGAAAACGCACTTCCTCACGGACTCCGTCCTCACACATGCTTCAAccacgagctctgctgctttggcTTCCAAACGTGCCATGTGTTTCTGTTGACTTTGACATTCAGAAGTTAAGTAAAGCCACACATTTTGACATCACAGTTACAGCTCTTGAAGCAATTTAGAATAATAATTCTAATAATTAATAATATACATACAAGATGCTGATTGTGAAACCTGAATAATGTTAAATGTTAAAACATCAGGCATTTTCCATTCTTAAGATCACATAATTGGGAATTGCAAATAAGTTGCCTAGATTAGTTTAGTTTACTATGTattaatttttcctttttgtggCTGAGAACATCATAGACAGATTCTGCTATCCTTGACATTTTTCAATATTGTAGCAATGGCATTACTATCTCTAGCAAGTGCACTTCAGCTACTAGTCATAGCCTCATGCCATCTATAGAAGTAATACTTTATAATTCTAGTTGCAAACGATGGCTTTGCTTGGCATATTGATGTGCTATGGTCCATGTGATTATGACTGCCCAACTAGCAATCATGCCTTGAACACTGGCTCCTGATCATGGTGGAGGATCGTTGTGCTTATCTAGTTGTGCATATAACTTAGTAGAAAGTTCGTGTGTGCAGAAAAATCAAGACCAATGGGATTTCTGCAATGTAAAGGCAAATCTTTATCTCATGATTATACAAAAGATCTAAGAGGCACCTTGTAAAAGGCAGCTGCAAAAGTAAAATATATTtggtacggaatgacaataaaGGACAAATAGACCACCTAACTAATGGGTTTCATTGAGTCATTCTTGACTTAAAAGCTGTTCAGTGACGACACTATTAACCACTACAGCTGAAAAGGGGGAGGCATCCTCAAATGTTCATACTTTTTTGTCAACAAGATGAACTTTCCACTGCAAACCGAAAGAGTAATTGGATGCCTTTCATGTCTATGTTCAAATGTTAAAGAGGGCAGCAACTGATACACAGGTTACATATATATGGGTATAGAGCATGCAGACTTCATTTTGAAGTTAGATGCTTTGGAATCTCATGCCAGAAAGATGTTTCGGAATGTATATTTCTAATCCAGCTTAAATAAATATATAGAGATGTGTGACATGTATAAAGAAAGAGCTGCATCAATATCTATGATGAGGCTACTAAAGTAAGGGGTGGCAGTGGCAACATCAGACTTGGTCTAATGAAGTCTTCACGGTACCAATCTTAGTGGATTTGGTAGTTGCACTATGGAACACTTACACAAGAATATAATAACAGCAAACTTGCAACCGATTAAAGCTTACATTTGAACAAATATATTTAATTCGTTTCCAGCGTCCAGGTGTATTTTTGCAGTTGCTAAACATTTACCTAACACCAGTAGTAGGTATCCTTTGGGCCAAAAGGACATCAGGCTGGTTATCACCTCTGAGAGGTCAAACGCTGACAAAGCCTTCTGTAAATCAAACCGTGGTAGTCTCAGGAAAGTTCTAAAACAATGGTTGATGGTAGGATTCACCATCCGAGGGGAGCATCGTGCCAACCAATGTCTATATGATAGTTAGATTAGTAGTCAGCGTTCCTATATTTAGAAAATCCGGAATCCCCCTGGTTCAGACCTAAATTAGGAAAGATAGCGTGTAGTAATATGCGGCACAGAATACAGATGGCCTCAGTCAAGCCATTTCACGTGACCATTCTAAGGCATGCGTGCCGTCAGCAGTTCATAGTTCATACTGCAAAATTTTGGCAAGGTTGTTCAAAGCCAATCACTAACTGTAACTGACATAGCGATGTAAACTATTAGGtctgattttttaatctttatcATGACATCTGACTGAATTTTTAGCCATGCCTCATGACATATgcctttaaaaaaaactaatgcCAGCAAATCTTTTAATTTAGGTTTCAAGTTGGCATCTACCTAAATTCCATAATGTGCATCTCTAGTATTCCTTGACAAGGATAGTACAAATACTTCTGTGTTAACATACGTTGAGAAGCAGGAGCATAACACTATCAAAAGTTTAAAACCAGatctcctagacaaacaaacaagggAGAAATTTATCTAGCCTACCTTTGCGCGCACAATTTCAGGGATATAAATACCAAGTACTCTGTTAAAAAAAGTACTGACAGTATAAACATCAATCCAGGTCGAGTAGCTCACCGTGTAACCGGAGATGCCCCCTGGATCCACAAGTGATGAGGTGTGAAAGACACCAACACAGCCGTCGAAAGCTTCATGCAAGCTCACTGGGTCCATCACATTTGCCATAACAGTCCAAACCCTGTCCCTTCCATTCTCGCCAAACATCTCCATCTCCCGCAGCTTGTCAAGGTCCTCTACGATAGCAAAACAAAGTAAGAAACACATAAAAAGCTAATCTGATTTGACAGAAAGTTCAGTAAGATCATTTTTGTATAAGGAATGCTCCAATTCATGTCAACATGCATAATGAGTAAGAGTAACATATCAAGTTTGGAAACCACACATGGACAGTTGTTAGTTTCTTTTAAACTGTTTGAGGTCATTTTTGGAACTGACAATGAGTCATTATGTGATCAAGCATTGCATGGAGTaaatatagttttttttcccttgtcaCGTTGTTGCTGACTAAGAATTTGGATAAGAACGCATGCAGGCTATGGTCACAACTGTCCTGTCCCAAAAAGATGAAACTGCCTCTACACACCTCAAAGTAATCAAGTTGGAATATTATGTTCCCAAAAGGGCAAACAATCAGCGACCACTTTTATTTTCCATTTAACATAACCCAAACAAGCATTATGAAATACCATAGTAATCAAGAACTCATTTTGAACGCAATATCTAAAAATTATAATATATGGTCATGTTCTCTGGTACgacttttcctcttttctgtACATAGCAAGCGTGCGGATGCATATTTATTGAAGGAGGGGAAATATGCAGGCTTCATAGAACATTAGAGAAGAGTACAACACCAAAGGAGAAAACAGGAAAGAGAACATCATGTCACACTAAATGAAGTCAATTTTACTAGAGAATAACGTCTAAAATCACCACCCCCTTAAAGAAAAAACTTATTCACAGATACAACACAAAATGATATTTGGAAAaccttttttttcataaatGTCTCTGTGTGTAACTTGCCCCATGGTCAACCCTATTTGGCAAGCAATTAGAAGTAACAAGGCAGGGACAAGACACGATGCATCATCAATCAATTAGTATCAAATTAATTGTCTTAATGGTCCTTTCAGTGAGGTGGTAAGATGAGGTGAACTTATCAGTGCACTATTAATAAAGAAGACAACCTTATAAGAAATGCAACTCCTATGCTCCCCATTGGTTCCAAAGAAAAGGCTTGTATCTGCTACAAGGCAATAGCAGTTTATTGCAAGTGAACAAAAATTTAGGAATACAATTTGGTTTATACAAGCCTAGAATAGTTGACAAAGCATTTACTGATGTTCTTGATGCAGCCTTGGGCAAAGTTGATTAGTATATAGTGACATGTTCTACACCGGGACGAAGCCAGGCTGTTTTTATGGTGTCCTAGGACACCAATAGGTTTTGCTTATCTCTATAGAAATGAATGTTTATTGGTGGTTATTAGATAAGATGATATTATGATGCCATAGAGGTGACGCCAATGGCTCGTTtgcctggatccgcccctggttCTACGTCACTGGAAACAAAATAAACCTAAGAAACATGGCGTCCCCTTAAAAGGAGTGAAATGGTGGGAGAAGTATGGGACATCTCTTTTCCATGACTAGGCAGACTCCTGACGTGCAAAAAGAGTGCCAGGTTCAGTTTGATCGTAACTTCGTAAGGGCTACGCAGATTTCCTGTGGTCCAGGAAAGCTTCGTTGGTGAAATATCAAGTTATCAACTACTACAAGTGATGTGGTCATATGCGTGGACCAACTATGATGCAACGTTCAACTAAAACTGCATaattgcaggcttgcagcagaAAACCATGTACGTAGAAGTCAGCATTTAGACACATCACTGCTGGTGACCTAATTGGAACGAAAATGGGCATATGTTGTGTGAATATATGGTTTCCTATCACCAAACGTGGAGGCACTAAGTATCATTCGTGCAAAGTGCAAACCCTCTTTATTACCAGGTAGAAAATTATGGGAATGTAATCGCTGAAAGGTCTCTCAAGCTTGTAGACAGACACCTCGAATGGGGGGTTTTCCACCAACCCACCAGGCAACGCACAGCATACACCGAAGCACACGGATAGAAAATAGGAATTGAATAACACAGACGACGGTCGCCCAGCTACAACAAATATAAGAGCCATTTTTTTGTAAACCTAGGATTAGGACGGGACAAACGGAAGTCAAACACGACCACATTCTAAACTACTAACCTTTACTCCTGAACCTAATTTTTCTTACCGCGACACAAGACAAAAACTTCCGCATTACGGAATTTAACTGAATCAATGAACATCTCGTGGCGGGGAAGGGACTCCTAGTAAAATTTGGCGTATCTACGAAACGATACGAGAAAGTAAAACGACAGCATTGCAGGCAGGAAGGGGCAGTTCACAttcccaatcggccaatcccAATCAGTGAAAACGATTTCCAGAAACAGTGGGCGGGCAACCAACTCCGCAGACTTCCCACCGCGAAATGCGAGGAGAAACGCAACGCACCCGACGCCCATCCCTGAAGCCCCCCAATTTCTCGAGTAACCGTGACA harbors:
- the LOC117849934 gene encoding cinnamoyl-CoA reductase-like SNL6, which codes for MGVLRSTQSLEAEVEEMRAALLLHGGAGFGARRSGGAAAKRAARPEEAAGAEARTVCVTGGTSFVGFAVVDRLLRHGYNVRLALETQEDLDKLREMEMFGENGRDRVWTVMANVMDPVSLHEAFDGCVGVFHTSSLVDPGGISGYTKHMARLEAKAAELVVEACVRTESVRKCVFTSSLLACVWRQNYARDRRFPTTVDENCWSDESLCRDNKLWFSLGKTMAEKAAWRAARGTDLKLVTVCPALVTGPGFRRRNPTPSIAYLKGAHAMLAEGLLATANVERVAEAHVRVYEEMNGTAGGRYICYDHVVRRAEEFAELQRQLGLRAPAGSRVPAASEPDGDERAARFELCNRKLTALMSARRRCTYDAYIPVSYE
- the LOC117849933 gene encoding polygalacturonase At1g48100 — its product is MRLELKGLTFLLLLVLLVLCSSVHLCDARSGKHWRHSRAPSTSLLRGKGKAKSSSSHKQNGKGNQSPYQQSPIVPVSPSGSPAQGRGGQGPTMPAPSSGTGYTLPPPPPPLQPPPPPSLPAAPSQDTVYNVVDFGAKGDGVTDDTQAFEAAWAAACKVEASTVLVPSELEFVVGPVSFSGPYCKPNILFQLDGTILAQTSARVWGSGLLQWLEFTKLTGIAIQGSGVINGRGQEWWTYSDPNDDDDNDAFRVELDKMPQIKPTALRFYGSSNVTVTGITIVNSSQCHLKFDSCQGVMVHDLTISSPENSPNTDGIHLQNSREVNIHHTNMACGDDCVSIQTGCSDINIHNVNCGPGHGISIGGLGRYNTKACVSNVTVRDVNMVKTTNGVRIKTWQGGSGLVQGIRFSNIQVSEVQTPIIIDQFYCDKTTCRNQTSAVAVSGVQYENIRGTFTIKPAHFACSDSSPCSEITLTGIQLKPLIVPQFHLYNPFCWQAFGELYTPTLPPIPCLQIGKPAGNSVLSDGDLC